One stretch of Schizosaccharomyces pombe strain 972h- genome assembly, chromosome: III DNA includes these proteins:
- the sec231 gene encoding COPII cargo receptor subunit Sec23a, whose protein sequence is MNFEEIEERDGVRFTWNVFPSTRIESSRTIVPIASIYKPLNERPDLPPVLYEPVTCKAPCKAVLNPYCHIDTRAKFWICPFCLQRNMLPPQYKDISNTSLPIELLPEYSTIEYTLPRPPQLTPVFLFVVDVCQDEENLQALKDSLIISLSLLPPECLVGLVTFGTMVDVYELGYTECSKSYVFRGSKDYTSKQIQEMLGLPTSNVSPVALQQARSFQGSAAPSRFLLPIQQCEFQLTNILEQLQPDSWPVANDRRPQRCTGTALNISVSMMESVCPNSGGHIMLFAGGPSTVGPGTVVSTELREPIRSHHDIERDQAKHVKKALRFYEGLTKRVSANGHAVDILAGCLDQIGIMEMKSLASSTGGYLVLSDSFTTSIFKQSFQRIFGRDSLNNMLLGFNATMEVLTTKELKISGLIGHAVSLNKKSQNVGDIEIGLGNTNSWKMCGISPKSTYAIYFEVATQSASAPQGDSRGLVQYLTLYQHSSNTFRLRVTTVARAFADGGSPLIVNSFDQEAAAVAMARIAAFKAEVDDGPDVLRWTDRMLIKLCQKFAEYRKDDPSSFRLSSQFTLYPQFMYYLRRSPFLQVFNNSPDETAFYRHMLNHEDVNNSLIMIQPTLQSFSFEHPGGVPVLLDAVSVKPDVILLLDTFFHILIFHGDTIAQWRNAGYQNQPEYQNLKELLEAPRVEAAELLIDRFPIPRFIVCDQGGSQARFLLSRLNPSETHNTTSMYGAPPAHAILTDDVSLQTFMSHLKKLAVAVS, encoded by the exons ATGAATTTCGAAGAAATCGAAGAACGTGACG GAGTTCGTTTTACCTGGAACGTGTTTCCATCGACGAGAATTGAAAGTTCACGAACGATCGTTCCTATTGCTTCGATTTACAAACCTTTAAATGAGCGTCCTGATTTACCACCTGTTCTATATGAACCTGTTACTTGCAAGGCTCCATGCAAAGCTGTTTTAAATCCCTACTG CCATATTGACACTCGTGCAAAGTTCTGGATTT GTCCATTTTGTCTTCAACGTAATATGTTACCACCTCAATATAAGGACATTTCCAATACTAGTTTGCCAATTGAGTTATTGCCGGAATATTCTACGATTGAATATACTTTGCCCAGACCACCCCAACTCACTCCAGTCTTTCTTTTCGTGGTTGATGTCTGCCAGGACGAAGAAAACTTGCAAGCTTTAAAAGATTCTTTAATCATTAGCTTAAGCTTACTCCCCCCTGAATGCCTAGTTGGCTTAGTTACCTTTGGCACCATGGTAGATGTTTATGAACTTGGCTACACTGAATGTTCTAAATCTTATGTTTTCCGCGGATCTAAGGACTACACTTCCAAGCAGATTCAGGAAATGCTTGGTTTGCCCACTAGTAATGTTTCTCCAGTCGCCTTACAACAAGCTCGCTCTTTCCAAGGCTCGGCTGCTCCATCGCGCTTCCTCCTTCCCATTCAACAGTGTGAATTTCAACTTACTAACATCCTCGAACAACTACAACCTGATTCTTGGCCTGTTGCCAATGACAGACGTCCTCAACGTTGTACTGGTACCGCTTTGAACATTTCTGTAAGCATGATGGAAAGTGTTTGTCCCAACAGTGGTGGTCATATTATGCTTTTTGCTGGTGGCCCTAGCACCGTTGGTCCTGGAACTGTTGTTTCTACCGAACTTCGTGAGCCAATTCGTTCGCATCACGACATTGAACGTGACCAGGCAAAGCACGTAAAGAAGGCACTGCGCTTTTATGAAGGCCTTACCAAACGTGTCAGCGCCAATGGACATGCTGTAGACATTCTTGCCGGATGTCTGGATCAAATCGGAATTatggaaatgaaaagcCTGGCTTCTAGCACTGGGGGTTACCTTGTTCTATCTGATTCTTTCACTACTTCTATCTTTAAGCaaagttttcaaagaatATTTGGTCGTGATTCTTTGAATAATATGCTTCTTGGATTTAATGCAACTATGGAGGTCCTTACAACTAAGGAGTTGAAAATTTCCGGTCTTATCGGCCACGCAGTATCCCTAAACAAGAAATCACAAAATGTTGGCGATATCGAAATTGGCCTTGGTAACACTAATAGTTGGAAAATGTGTGGTATATCACCAAAGTCCACTTATGCCATTTACTTTGAAGTAGCTACTCAAAGTGCCTCTGCCCCTCAGGGGGACTCTCGAGGTTTGGTACAATATCTAACCTTGTATCAACATTCATCAAACACATTCCGACTTCGTGTAACAACAGTGGCTCGCGCTTTTGCTGATGGAGGTAGTCCATTGATCGTAAATTCATTTGATCAAGAAGCTGCTGCTGTTGCTATGGCTCGTATTGCAGCTTTCAAAGCGGAAGTCGATGATGGACCTGACGTCCTTCGATGGACCGACCGAATGCTGATCAAACTTTGTCAAAAGTTTGCTGAGTATAGAAAAGATGATCCGTCAAGTTTCCGTCTCTCTTCACAATTTACCCTTTACCCTCAATTTATGTATTACTTACGACGTAGCCCCTTTCTGCaagtttttaacaattcACCAGATGAGACTGCATTTTATCGTCACATGCTCAACCATGAAGATGTTAACAATTCTCTTATTATGATTCAACCTACCTTGcaatcattttctttcgaACACCCTGGTGGCGTTCCAGTGCTGCTGGACGCTGTATCTGTAAAACCGGATGTTATTCTCTTGCTCGATACTTTCTTCCATATTCTAATTTTCCATGGGGACACTATAGCCCAATGGAGAAATGCTGGCTATCAAAATCAGCCTGAATACCAAAACCTAAAAGAACTTTTAGAAGCTCCTAGAGTCGAAGCAGCGGAGTTGCTTATTGATCGATTCCCGATCCCTCGATTTATCGTTTGTGACCAGGGAGGCAGTCAGGCACggtttcttctttctcgCCTTAATCCTTCTGAAACGCACAACACTACGTCTATGTATGGTGCTCCACCTGCTCATGCTATTTTAACTGATGATGTCTCCTTACAAACCTTCATGAGTCATCTGAAAAAACTTGCCGTAGCTGTTTCATAA
- the ccr4 gene encoding CCR4-Not complex subunit Ccr4 codes for MFNPRYTQGTIYPGAHPGLLTPDHQHAAILSVQNSPALENSNISEHWKQQIALATQSRSFSSPHQRAHNAAALARSGGPGFSMNYNARTGAFTGGPNAAGLSSLGGKYNTSSTTTTLTTSTTLNTSSGTTLNSTSKTTTSSVAVDDQKSKSDSKKERRDWTCLDLGGIGLRNVSTDLFKFSFLTELYINHNNLTRLPPEIGKLKNLVILDASGNSIKTIPPELGLLTELREVLLFDNMISVIPAELGTLFQLKILGIEGNPLQDVYKNQIMESGTAGLIAALRDGCPVGPPPPERGWEKLVSDDDDDVNDNVSTSVRDLTAADSNKPSTTSKNLKFTIMSYNVLCERYATSTLYGYTPSWALSWSYRKDLIMQELGGYNADIICLQEVDVENYDTFFAPQMSLKGYKGVHFPKSRVRTMNEVERRIVDGCATFFKTSKYVMHEKMVIEYNQAPSLRRQDIKLTSNMYNRVMTKDNISVITLLENKENGSRLIVANCHIHWDPQFRDVKVIQVAMLMDEIAQVATKFRNMPSKIPSDQLKDERPTYPEYLKIPILICGDFNSVQGSGVYDFLSSGSISQNHEDFMNNDYGEYTVNGRSHAFNLKSAYGESEALSFTNYTPGFKGAIDHIWYTGNSLEVTGLLKGVDKDYLSGVVGFPNAHFPSDHICLLAEFKVKQEKTPLPSSKFNNDKK; via the coding sequence GGTATACGCAAGGTACAATTTATCCAGGAGCGCACCCGGGGCTGTTGACGCCAGACCATCAACATGCAGCAATATTATCTGTACAGAATTCGCCAGCTTTAGAAAATAGTAATATTTCTGAACATTGGAAACAGCAAATTGCACTTGCAACTCAGTCCAGGTCCTTCAGTTCACCACACCAACGAGCTCATAATGCTGCGGCTTTAGCACGAAGTGGAGGACCTGGGTTTTCGATGAATTACAATGCTCGGACTGGAGCTTTTACCGGAGGCCCTAATGCTGCTGGCTTATCCTCGTTAGGGGGAAAGTACAATACTAGCTCCACTACTACAACATTGACGACCTCAACAACATTAAACACTTCCAGTGGTACTACCTTAAACAGTACGTCAAAAACAACCACTTCTTCTGTTGCGGTTGATGACCAAAAGTCGAAATCTGACTCTAAGAAAGAGAGACGGGATTGGACTTGTTTGGACCTTGGTGGTATTGGTTTGAGAAATGTGAGCActgatttatttaaattctcttttttgaCTGAATTATACATAAACCATAATAATCTTACCCGATTACCACCTGAAATTGGCAAACTGAAGAATTTGGTTATTTTGGATGCCTCTGGAAACAGCATTAAAACTATTCCACCAGAGCTTGGTTTACTTACTGAGCTTAGAGAAGTCCTATTGTTTGATAATATGATTAGTGTAATACCTGCCGAACTCGGTACCCTTTTccaattgaaaattcttGGTATTGAAGGTAATCCTCTTCAAGACGTTTACAAGAATCAAATCATGGAAAGTGGTACTGCAGGTTTAATTGCTGCTTTGCGCGATGGTTGCCCTGTTGGCCCTCCTCCTCCTGAGCGTGGATGGGAAAAACTTGTTTccgatgatgatgatgatgttAATGACAATGTTTCAACCTCTGTTAGAGATTTAACGGCTGCTGATTCTAACAAGCCCTCTACAACATCTAAGAATCTCAAGTTTACTATTATGAGTTATAATGTGCTTTGTGAACGTTATGCTACATCCACATTGTATGGCTATACTCCTTCATGGGCACTCTCTTGGTCGTATCGCAAAGATTTAATCATGCAAGAATTAGGTGGTTATAATGCTGATATCATTTGTTTGCAAGAAGTTGATGTTGAGAACTatgatactttttttgctcCACAAATGAGTTTGAAAGGTTATAAAGGTGTCCACTTCCCGAAAAGTCGCGTACGAACTATGAATGAGGTTGAACGTCGCATCGTCGATGGTTGTGCtacatttttcaaaacatcTAAATATGTCATGCACGAAAAGATGGTGATAGAATATAATCAAGCACCATCTCTTCGTAGGCAAGACATTAAACTAACGTCTAACATGTACAACCGTGTTATGACTAAAGATAACATTAGTGTGATTACTCTTCTTGAGAATAAGGAAAATGGATCGCGATTGATCGTTGCAAATTGTCATATTCATTGGGATCCTCAGTTTAGGGATGTCAAGGTTATACAAGTTGCAATGCTCATGGATGAGATTGCACAGGTTGCAACAAAATTCCGTAATATGCCTTCCAAGATTCCTTCTGACCAGTTAAAGGATGAAAGACCTACCTATCCCGAGTATTTAAAGATCCCCATCTTAATTTGTGGAGATTTTAATTCCGTCCAAGGCAGTGGTGTTTATGACTTTTTATCATCTGGTAGCATTAGCCAAAATCATGAAGATTTTATGAATAATGATTACGGAGAATACACTGTTAATGGACGTTCTCATGcatttaatttgaaatctGCATATGGTGAATCTGAAGCTCTCTCCTTCACTAACTATACACCTGGCTTTAAGGGTGCCATTGATCACATTTGGTACACCGGCAATAGCTTGGAGGTAACCGGTTTGTTGAAAGGAGTGGATAAAGATTATCTTTCCGGCGTTGTTGGTTTCCCTAACGCACACTTCCCTAGTGATCATATTTGCTTGCTGGCCGAGTTTAAAGTGAAACAGGAGAAGACACCCTTACCTTCATCAAAGTTTAacaatgataaaaaatga